A window of the Helianthus annuus cultivar XRQ/B chromosome 4, HanXRQr2.0-SUNRISE, whole genome shotgun sequence genome harbors these coding sequences:
- the LOC110933465 gene encoding uncharacterized protein LOC110933465, translating into MEVLTQMPKYSKFMRDFLTHKRKIETIQQVTLSEECSAALLNKLPQKKIDPGSFTIPCSISGSPISNTLVDLRASINLMPASMFNRLGLGKPHPTNMSIQLADRSVKYPQGVKENLLVKVGEFVFLADFIILDMEEDTEIPLILGRPFLATARAMVDISDGKLTFRVGEKKIKFEVG; encoded by the coding sequence ATGGAAGTTCTCACTCAAATGCCAAAATATTCCAAGTTCATGAGAGACTTCCTCACTCACAAAAGAAAGATTGAAACCATTCAACAAGTCACTCTTAGTGAAGAATGCTCGGCAGCGCTCCTCAACAAGCTcccccaaaagaagattgatcccggaagcttcaccatTCCTTGCTCTATTAGTGGATCACCAATAAGCAACACACTAGTCGACTTGAGAGCTAGCATTAATTTAATGCCGGCCTCTATGTTCAACCGACTAGGATTGGGTAAGCCACATCCTACAAatatgagcatacaacttgcggATAGATCGGTAAAGTACCCTCAAGGTGTCAAAGAGAACTTATTGGTAAAGGTGGGAGAATTTGTTTTTCTAGCCGACTTTATTATCTTAgacatggaagaagacaccgaaatCCCGCTCATACTAGGAcgacccttccttgccaccgcacGAGCTATGGTGGACATCAGTGACGGAAAACTAACGTTTAGGGTTGGTGAAAAAAAGATCAAGTTTGAAGTTGGGTAA